The Setaria viridis chromosome 2, Setaria_viridis_v4.0, whole genome shotgun sequence DNA window GCTTTTGTCCCACTACCATCCGGGACCCATGCTAGTTTGGACCCACATGTCACTTACTCTACCTGTGTTGGCCGTGAACGGGATGGCGTGCGTGGAGGAGCGGAGGATTAGGCCTTGGCGGCTGTGTCGGTACGGGCGTCTCCGGATTTTCCCTTCCGGGCGACGGGATCTCACCTGGTTAGCCTTAGTTTTACCGCGACGCCCCTAtctcaaatttattttttaaatcgCCCAGGCTTGCTGTTTTGGGGAGGGTCACGTGACGGCGGTCAATTTGTTTAGCCGTTTGTACTGAGAGGGAATTTAAGCGCAGTGCATGTCTGTCCACGGCTGTCATCAGCTCAGAGAAATTTTTTGTtagcatgctgcatgcatgtCAACGGTTACATTTTCAGAGAGGGGATGGAAAAGGTCTGGTTTGGAGAGCTGTCACCGCATCATGCATTGATTAATGTAGTTCTTAATGATGCATTCATCGTAGGCAGGAGTACCATTTTGATGAGATGGAGAAGACGCAACAGTCTTCTTATTTGAGTTTATCTCGTGATCTATTTTGGAAAATTTTCATTGCAAGCGAGCAATATCTTGCCGTGGTAAATAAAAATTGTATTAGAATCTTAACATGCTAATCAAGTGGTGATCAGACTAGTATGGCATAGGGGACAACATTTTTCCAGATTGATGGACAAAGATGTGTTTTATGCTTCAAAATCATTATATGGGCAACTAAAAAAATATGACCACGGTGGACCCGGCTTCAATTGAATCTTCGGTGGTGCTGCTTCCATTCCATCTGCACTCATATGCAGAACACACACAAGTTGAAATAAATTAAATCACCAGAATAATTGAACAGCAGGAGCCTATCGGCCTCGGCCCTATCCTATTCGGAGAACTTCACCAAACGTCCAGGACCAGGACCATCCAGCCATCCAGCTCGCACGCAGAGATCCGCCATCCTCTCCGAACCGACGGCCGGGATCCCCTGCGTCCCAGAAACGGACGGCTATCCCTGCGGCCCCGCGATCCCGCGCGCACGATGCCatgcggaggggagggaagacACGTGCAGGGCAACGGGAAAGCGAGCGCGCACGCCGGCCTGGCTGGCCGGACGTGGGAAAAGCGGCCACGGAACGGAACGGGAGGAAAAGCGCGCGGCTCGATTCATTTCTTACCACGCTGCCGCGCTGATGCGAACGGCTTTggacgggagggagggaggcaggcCGCGACGGATGGTTTGGACGGGAGCCTGATGGCGAGACGGCAGCCGAGCCGCCGATGCGAATATCCTTGGCCACGTCTCTGTGGCCGTGGATAACAGATTAACAGGGTAACGGGTAGGTTGTTCCGTGGCTGGGACGTGGGATATATTCCACCGTTCGTCTCGAGTGCCCTGGGAGAACGAAATGTTTTAGGGAGGAATTCGAACTTGAGTTTCAGAACCCAGCATTATTTTCACGTAACGTAACCGAAATTGACCTCCAGAAAACGACTGAAAAATGAACTGCGGTGATTTTCGAGGTTAAAGAATTTTCCGCTCCTTGTTGTCATTTTCGTCACCGGTATGCGGTCACTTCTGACTAGGAACGTAAACGTTGTTCCCAGGAGATCGCACGGACGAAGGTCTCCACGTCTCGGGCAAGTTTGGGCCGTGTGGCGGGCAGCAGCGCCGCAGGCCGACCGGCATGATGTCGCGCGCCCCCACCAACGTCTCGAGCTCTCGAATCGCGATCGTGCTTGTGTGCATGGGAGCGTCTGCACGGGTACGGGGTACCCCATCCCATCACATCGCACGCGTCTCGTGAAAGCAGCACGCGAGCCATTGTGCATGCACCGGATTCAGTGCCCCTAATCAGCTGCCAATTAACACAAGAAATTATTAGCCCATCTTCACTTGTTCGGATCGAACTTATGCATAAAGTTTTTCCAATACTGTACTCCTACATTAGCTTCCTAAAATGATTTGAAGCAGTAACCCGTCAAGTTATCAGCATAATAGGAAGGTCATGTGCATCCTCGCTTTTCATGCTCTACTACCTAAAAAGTAAAAAATGAGTCAATTCAGCAAAACCAGTTTGTACGAGTACTCCACCTGCATGCATGCTTATTACAGTACTCCTCCTTGGCGTTCTTGATGAAACTGTTCTTGGGGgcatataaaaaaaaactccacCAAAAGGAGTTCGACCTCTAGCTTCCATCCCGAGAGTTAAAGGTCCATTATTGTCTCATTAGCATCTGGGACGTGCAACAATTATTACCGTTACCAAACATATTACCAGTGCCTTTTTCGAAAAAAACATTACCAGTGCAGTACTAGTGGTACTGCTGCTGCTACAAATTATCAGCTGATTGTGGCTCCGGAGAAAGGCGAACGGTGAACTGGTCTCTGTGTTTCTTTTTGATGGACGTGTCTTTTTATTAGAACCACAAGAGCCTACGAGTTCTCCCTCTTTGGTCACAGCCTCGCAGGAAGAGCGTGCGGCAACTGTGGCCACGGATGAGCCAATGAGTAAACCGATGGGTCTGTCCAATTCATTCCCGCCCGTGACGCTATCAGGCCAGTTAACACAGAGCTTGCTTGCTACTGAGAGAGCTAGTCTAAAAGTTTGTGAGATAAGAAAATGGAGAAACAAAGGGAGAAGGTCCCTTGGTGCACAATCAACCGTGACAGGCTGCCTGCCTACGATGGTATGGAGATCGACGATACCGGTAGCGATTGACAGGGGAGGCCCACGTTCCTTTTTCTCGAGTGTCGGAGACAGCGACTGTGGTTGGGGCTTGGGAGTACTGGACCCACGTGACTGTCACTCCTCATATCATGCTATAGTGGTAGCTGGTGTCCACATGCGCACAACACAGCTCATCACTCTCCGCCGATTAGCAGCGTCCAATAATCAGCTCAGTTCCTCCTCCTTTGATTAACGGCAGGCGACAAGGGACCAGGAGCACTGGCGCCACTGGTACAGAACACACAGGAAGCAGAGACGCTCGCTCCTAGCGCGAGAAGAAAGATCAACCGAACCAGAACCACTGAACCGATCGAGCGCAGTCGTTAACTAACTGCTCGTGCTGATGCTGTCATGCGCGGACGGACGGCCAGGGCGCGAGCAGTGCGCGGCGATCGCCTGCCTGCAGTCTGCGGAAAGTTCGGCAGTGTCAGCGTCAGCCGGCCACTCCACAGTGTCCAGGCGCATGCATGCCGTTGCCGGCCGCGGCCAGCCCCCGATCGGCGACGCTGCTGCCGCTGAAACGTGGGCGCAATCATGGAGAACGGCAGTGTCAGCGTCGTCCAGCTTTTTTCCTCGGAGCGTCGTCCTCCAGCTTTTTGCCGAGAACGTAGGCGAGGGGAGGCCGTGCGCGGACCACGCAGGCGCAGCCGCGTCCGTAGGCACGAGCAAGACGGACGGGTGATCATCCTCTCTCCGATGACCATCAAACATATCCCGATCGAGGCCGATCGAGGCCGGCGCGAGCGAGCAGAACAGCGATGGGGGCGCGGTCGGCACATGCCGGTGTCGCCCCGCTTTTTCAGCGCTGCTAGTGCTAGGCGACAACCGGAATATTAGCCAACTATGGTCTCGTGCCAAGGATAATGCCCCAGCCCCGCGCGGGCCAGCCCAGCACGCGAACGTGCGCCGCGCCGCGTActcgccccgccggccggaTCGGCACGGCAGCGCGTCGCATTTACGCACCAGCGCCACCGCGCGGTGCCCCAGATCCCTCAGTCCCTCACCGTCTTCTTGCTCCTGTTCTTGACTGCGatgcggggcggggcggggcggggcggggcggcgcatTGGTGGTGGTGTTAAAGCCCGCGTGACATCTGAGTCCAGTTGCGAGGACGAGCAAGtacgcggcggaggcggagggggaaaGCGCCATCACTTTCGTGTTTCGTTCGGTCACCCGATCTACCGCAGCCGCGCGGCGGGCTCTCTGATCTCTGCCTGCTCCTGTGTCCTGTCCGGCCGTCCCGAGTCCCGACCCAAAAGAAAGCGCCGTCGCTTTCTGCTCCTCAACCGCGGCCGGCAGGCGGCAGGGACCGTCCGTCCGTCCCGCAACTCGTCCTGCTGCAGCCACaaccgccgcggccggccggcacgcCCCGTGCTCCGTCACCGTCGTCGCTCCCTCCCGCCCGAACCGAGCCACGCGTGATCggttccttcctctctctctctctctctctctctctctctctctctctgtttgaGAAAGGCGTGATCGGTTCCTTCCGGCTTCCTCGCAACCTCGTGTTGCAGGACCAGCCAACCTGGGCCTCGGCCGGTTAGAGGCCCGCGCAATGCATCCATCATCCATCCTGCGAGTTGCCTTCTCATCTGGGCCGCGCGGCCTAGAAGGCTAGAAAGAGCCCGTCACGGCTGAGAGTCTGCCGCGTGGGTTCTAGTCACAGTCCCAGTTCAGAGCGGCTTGTTCTGGAAGCAGTCCACCATTTCGAGGAGCACAACGTCCGACTGGCTCGCTTCAGACTTCAGACTTCATCAGAGTTCAGCGGTTGAAATGCCAGGCAACGCTGAACACCTGAACCAGACCAGAACACACGAGCATGACGCACGTTCCGTTCCATTCTCACCGAGGCGCCAGCGTGAACAGAACTTGAATCGTTGCCAGCGAGAGATCCAGTACTTCAATCGTACAGCAGAGTATGAGCTCAACGAACGACCATTCCATTTATACCTTTGCAGCAGTCACACCAAGGTGTGGTGGCTAACTGGCTATTGGCTCCATCTGCACTCGGATACGCCTCCTTTGGGCATGTATGTCAACGGCTACGTTCTCATGGAGGCAAGAAGTCTTCGTGGTGAGCTGTGCCTACGTTATCATGCATTGATTAATGTACTTCTTAACTGCGCATTGAATATAGGCAGGACATGACTACCATTTGTGTAACACGAATTTGTACTAGTATTATCTTTTGAGATGGAGAAGACAGAGTAATCTTCTTACTAGTCGGACTTAGCTTATGGGTTGTTCTGGAATTTTCATCACTAGCAACATGTAACGGAAGCATGCAAATTGAAGTTACAGGCTTATCATGCTAATCGGAGATACAGTCACACAGAATCGTGTCTTGTGGCTCCAGAGTTCAGGCTTGCGGAGTTGCGGTTGCAATTGCCAGAGACGCTGAACCACCAAGAGGCAAGAACACAGCGACATGATGCTTTCTTGGTTCCTTTCTCACCAAGACGCCAAACGGAGCAGTTGGATCGATGGTTGCCAATGAGATACTACAGTGCGGCAGAGTAAGATGACAAATTATTCGATTTTACCTTTTTCTTTACAAAGGCTACCTACAACAATCACGCCATTGTGCGGTGGTTATTGGTTCCAACTGCACAATGGTCTGAATGTTTGATCAACCACAACGGCTCTTCAGCTGTTAACGGCTCCCTCTACAACAAAAAGGACAAAACATAGGCGTCCTCAGGGAATCTACAATACACGCCGAAGTCATACCAATCTAGTAGAGGTGAAGTTTCTCAAATTTTGCTGTGAGCGGGGATCATCTAAATCCATCATGTTTTTTATGTTTTCAGTCAACAATTCCATCGTCAGCAGCAGTTGCCAGCTCCCGGACTTTGACAGCAAATGCCCATCAGAAACTGGCATGCTCTCCACTTCTCTATGCATCAAGCTTCTCCAATCAAAAGAAATGGTCAAGCTTTTGCTCTCACTTGTCCAGCTTTCTTCCTGCCATCAAATAATCAGGCAACCATCAATTGTGATTCACGTCTGATTATCAGAACAAACAACGGGGGCAATGGAAAGAGATAAGGTATCTACAAACTCTGAAACACAATTACCTCTCCTGAACCATGATGTCCGAACAACTTGTCGGATGTGTCGCTCATGCTTCTGTAACAGTTCATCGACCTTGTGTGACTGGGATAACAAGGGGCCTGAGTACTCAACCTTCTCTTCTTGATCATGGTCGCCCTGGAGTTTCAAATGGCACGTAGTTACCACTTAGTTGGTATAAAAGTGAAGCTAGTATAAAGAAAATTATTGACTCAACTCACCTTGAAACTATTTTTTGATGAGACAGTGCCCCCGAGAAACATCGCGTTTGAGAAGTTCTGAGAGTGGTAAGTGTCACAAGAATCGAATGAATCTGGACGCTCTAACTGTGACCACTTCTTCAGGACTGCACGCTTTGCTACATCATGAGGCTCCCGGTCTTGGATCTTGGAGTTGGTGCGAGATATTGATATGGATACATCTCTGCTAGGTAGCTCCCTCAGGCCAACGTTCTCTTTAGCTTGGGACTTGCTGTCCTGATCAGCCTCACCAGGAAATTGGCCTCTTGAACTAGATCTGGTCCGTGATCTAGCAAAAGAGCGATCCTCCTGTGGTCTTTTGGCCCATGCAAAACCGCCAGATGAAGAAACACTCAATGGTCCTGAGAAAGGGACTTCCTCTCGTGTGTCGTTCTTAAAATGCCGAGACCTTTCTCTAACTTGGACCGGTAACACTGGTGGTATGTCGGTAAATAGCCTAGCATCGCCATTCAGCTTCACACGATCCTGTATTGCTACATCCTTGGTTCCATTTACACTAGTTTTGGACTCCTGAAATAAATAGAAAGCATGAGGTTTGATGACTAATGTTACCATCAAATTAAATATTCATACAGCTAGGCCAAATAGCTCTGCCGATAACATTTGGTGAAGGCATCGAGCcatagaaaaaaagaagaaaatatacCTCTTTGTTACTTATTTGCTTAGGGACTGCACTAGGTTCTCTTGCTACTCTGCTGAGCCTTGAGGACTTCTTGGATGCTTCTGTCCCGTGCCCTCTGCTACTGGCTTTTCTCCTGAAATGAAAAAGAATGATACAGATTAAGGTTGTTATTGACTATGGCACTGTTCAAATTAATAGGGAAAACTTCCAACAAGTTCTGTACTGATAACAACTCAATATGTTTCGGTGTGGGGAGCTGCTTAGCAAAAGATGAATTTTCAATTGTAAAACATATGTCCAGAAGCTAATAATAAATAACAGATCCTAAGTTGCTGACTTCCTTTCAAATCCCACCTGAGCGCATCTTCTCGTAATTTTGCGTCCATCTCTTTGTTGGGTGCATATTTAGGCAAGCTCGAAGGATCACATGCATAAGGTTTTGTCCTGAAAAACTGtacaaaaataaaaggaataaaTCACCCAATATCATAAGCAGTGCAATTCTTATCAAATTTACAGTATGAACAAAGAAAGAGTTTTTTCTTTTATCGCACTAAACCTAAGAATTTCTTGCCCATATGCTAATGCCATGTAAAATGATGGAGGCATCAAGCTAAATGCTTAACACTAATATTCTGCATTGTTCTTGAAGATTTAGTTTATGATTGCAATTTGGATGATCTACTACCCTAATAGCTAGAACATATGTTCTATTCTTGCATTAAGTTTTCCTAACAATATACCTGATagataacaaaagaaaagggcaGTAGAATAGAATTAGAGGATTTCAACAAATCAACTACTTAATTTCCAAAGACCAAATACGCTAGTTTTTTCAATTCGTCGCCATTTATACAATAAGAATAAAGGATACTACATGATGCAGTCTTACCTCAGATGAAAGAGCACCTGCTGCAGTACCACGCTTGTAGGGCTCAACCGACAGAAGAGTTTCTAGTAAACTCAATGCATTTCCTGGTACCTCTTTAAAAACATCTCGAAGAGTACTAGGATATGGATGATGCGGTTTAAATATTGTTGCATGAGGCAACTTCGACTTCTTCCAATAATCATCTGCAGGGGAACCACATAGCTTAAAAATCTTGTGCAGTTGTTCCACCTGAAAAATAGAAGAGATTCTTATCATATTTACACACAAGAAGCAAAATCCAGAGAATTTAGAACTCCTGACAAACTAAAGTTGGAGATTTCTtttgtaaaaaaagaaaatagaaagagGGCACAAAATGAAACTTGTGTTTCCTAATGAAATAGGATTGGAGGAAAACAGCAAGTACAGAATTTGTTACAGAACCAGATCCCACAAAAGTATGGAGTATCAGGCAGATCTGCTGCAGGAAATGAACTCTATTAACTAATGTAACCAATTAGTTACCTCGGTTCTTCCTTGCAATATAGGTTTCCCACGGAACATCTCAGCAAATACACACCCAACACTCCACAAATCAACAGCTGCATCATAGTGAGTTGAACCTAGTAGCAGTTCAGGTGGTCGGTACCACAGTGTAACAACACGGCTGGTCAGAGGATGGTTTTTGCTGGGATCAAAGTAATTAGCAAGACCAAAATCAGCAATCTTTAGAACCCCTTCGTTATTCACGAGCAGATTTGCACCCTTGATATCACGATGAACTACACGACGTGAATGGCAATGCTCCAGCCCTGACAGTAACTGGTTCATGTAGCACTTGAGCTGCAGTAGGTGACTGTCAGAAAAGGCCAGGCCAACACAGTGTTGAACTGAAGGCAACAAATGTGCTTGAACATACCTGTGCATCAGTGAATTTGATGTCCGGGGAGGAGCAAAGTCCAGCAAGATCGTGCTCCATGTATTCAAAAACTAGATAAAGGCTGCATGATAACCGAGAAGTAATCAAGCCTTCCAGTTTCATGACATTTGGATGATCAAGCCTCCTTAATATTTGTATCTCCCTTGCCATGAATCTAACACTCTCTGGCTCAAAATTGTCAAATCGCACCTTCTTAAGGGCAACAATCTTTCCCGTCTCAAGTTCCCGTGCCCTGAATACACTGCTATAAGTGCCTTGCCCAACCTAGACACAATGCAACAAACAGAAATGGTCAGACCTTTAGAAGGCACAGAAAACATGTATCTAAATAAAATATCATATATACATGGAGAAAAGAATGCAGGTTCTCGTTCAGCATAGAAGGCAGTGCATACGATGCACACCAGAAATTGAACCTGTATTCCAGAGTTTTATTCCCCTTGTTGTTTCCCAATTATCTCTCCATGGTACGGTGATCACATAGAAGAAATGGTATAAAGAGATCAATTCCCTACCAGAAAAGCATTTCAACAATGGAGACGACGAGGCCATGTGATGCCTCACCGAAGGAGACACCGGATCAATCAAGTCACATCCCTTTTATCCCCTACATCCTCATAACAATTGTCGATTATACTAGTTTATTGTTCATGTCGTAATCCATCACCAACAAAGTACTACTAACAAACACAATGATAAAGGACACCAGAAAGATACCAACCAGTTAGACCAAATTACAGTCCCAACAACTACCATCCTTCTAAAATTCCACATGCACGCAAAAATTTTGCCACGGAAAATGACCCACGAGCTATTGAGCTGAATCAGTCACGAAATCTGAACCGAAATGAAATCACACAGGAAACCTCAGCCGAAAGCTCCACAGTACCTTCTGCAGCTTCTCGAAGGAGTCGGCCTTGAGCGGGATCCACCCCTGGATGGCCTCCCCGGCGACGGCGCTGAGCCACGGTGGCCACCCGGCCGCCACCTGCTCCCCCTCCAGGCTCTTCCGCAGGCTCCGCAGCCGGAAGCTCCGGGACGCGGCCGGCACGACGACTGCAGCCTTCCcgggctcctccgcctcgtccttGACCTTCTCCGACCTCCTCGCCGCGTACGACGAGCTGCGCAGGGAAGACACGACCGCCGCGGGCACCGGCAACGGCACCGGAGCCGCGGACTCATGGGCGCGCGGCTGGCTCCGGTCCCTGATCGCGCCGGACAAGTCGGCCGCCGGCGTCACCGAGACGGCGTTCTTGGACGCGACGCAGCCCATCGCGGCGGCGCACTACCACCAGGCGCCACCAACCATACGCCGGGCTCGCGCACGGGCACGGACCAGGACCAACGCGGCGATCTTTAAGAGCCcgctccccccctctctctctcacgcCAGCATTGGGCTGggagccggcggccgcggcgcaaAGAATCAGGAACTGGAAATTTGACCCCGTCGCCCGCCAACCACAGGCGTCACGGGTCGAGCACGGCACAAGTCAAGAACAAGCCGG harbors:
- the LOC117845018 gene encoding protein IMPAIRED IN BABA-INDUCED STERILITY 1, whose protein sequence is MGCVASKNAVSVTPAADLSGAIRDRSQPRAHESAAPVPLPVPAAVVSSLRSSSYAARRSEKVKDEAEEPGKAAVVVPAASRSFRLRSLRKSLEGEQVAAGWPPWLSAVAGEAIQGWIPLKADSFEKLQKVGQGTYSSVFRARELETGKIVALKKVRFDNFEPESVRFMAREIQILRRLDHPNVMKLEGLITSRLSCSLYLVFEYMEHDLAGLCSSPDIKFTDAQLKCYMNQLLSGLEHCHSRRVVHRDIKGANLLVNNEGVLKIADFGLANYFDPSKNHPLTSRVVTLWYRPPELLLGSTHYDAAVDLWSVGCVFAEMFRGKPILQGRTEVEQLHKIFKLCGSPADDYWKKSKLPHATIFKPHHPYPSTLRDVFKEVPGNALSLLETLLSVEPYKRGTAAGALSSEFFRTKPYACDPSSLPKYAPNKEMDAKLREDALRRKASSRGHGTEASKKSSRLSRVAREPSAVPKQISNKEESKTSVNGTKDVAIQDRVKLNGDARLFTDIPPVLPVQVRERSRHFKNDTREEVPFSGPLSVSSSGGFAWAKRPQEDRSFARSRTRSSSRGQFPGEADQDSKSQAKENVGLRELPSRDVSISISRTNSKIQDREPHDVAKRAVLKKWSQLERPDSFDSCDTYHSQNFSNAMFLGGTVSSKNSFKGDHDQEEKVEYSGPLLSQSHKVDELLQKHERHIRQVVRTSWFRRGRKLDK